In the Pedobacter cryoconitis genome, TGGAAATGGTGAGGTCCTGCTGGTCTTTTCCTAAGAACTTATCCTTAATCAGGTCGGCAGTAATTAATTTTTTCTGCAACAGCAGCGTTTGATAGCTTTCAACAATTCCTGATCTGAATTTCTCCAGGTAATTATTAAGCAGAGTCATTTCCTGTCTGCTCCCTTTTGCCATTCCTTTTTTTGCATTCCAGTTATCCTCTTCAATTGTCCGTTTGGTTGCAATATCAGACCGTTTACCATTTACTGTAATCCGGGCGTAGATAGGTGTCTTTCCGTTACTGGTAGTCTTATATTTTCTCAAATAGAAGATTACGCCAAATGTGTTCTGCTGCATACTCATATCATTAAATTTGTTTACAAATGTTTTGTCATTGGCTTTAATGGTATTGTACCCTGTTTCAAAAGGGGCACAACAGACATCAAAAACAAGCAAAATAAAATATATAATTTATTGATAATCAAATAGATAAATTCTGATTAGTGCCCTAATATAAATATTATAAATGGGGCACCGAATAGGGCACGTTTTTCTTGATTTCGATTGATATAGATAGGGTTGAAATAAAACAAAAAACCCCTTAAATCTTTGATTTTAAGGGGTTTCGGTGCCTGTTAGCACTTTTTGTGTCGGGGTGGCAGGATTCGAACCTACGACCTCCTGCTCCCAAAGCAGGCGCGATACCGGGCTACGCTACACCCCGAAAAATTGGTATCACCTTTGTCCCTCTTGCGAAGGGTCTGCAATCCTGCAGAGACCAGACTTCAAACGATCATAAATGATCTTTCTGATTTGGTGTGCAACAAAGGTAAGTAAAGAATTGACATTTTTATCGCTCACGAGCATTTAAACTGTAAAAATATCTTAATGTGTTGCTTTTCAAGGAGAAAAAATTTCAGAGCAGATGTGGATACAGAACAGATAGGAGGGGATTACTTGAAAAAAGCAGTTCAGGCACGTGTTTAAACTTATAAAACAAAGCTTAACACGCACCTGAACACTCAAAATCTCCTGAAAATTCAATTAAGCTATCAATTTTTTTCTTCTGTAGTGCCTGAAAACAAAATAACCAGCAACAGCCAACACTATTAAAGCCCATAAATTAGCCAGGATCAGAATAAATTCCTTAAACACACTCCATCCATTCTCAAAACTTAACCAGAACCGTTTAAAAAAATCAGGCCGATAATCGGACAACTCATCATTGACCACTATCATTTTTTTAACCGTATTGTCCTGGTAAAAATTTAAAGTAATCGTACTGTACCTTACATTCCGGTCAGTCATCAAATTATTCACCTTATTATCTACCAAATCATCTTTCAATGCTAAAGACCTTTCCGCAACACTGATCTTTTTTCCTGAAACAGAATTATTCAACTGCGTTACCGCTTCAACCTTATTCTTATTTTTCAACTGATTGCTCAAATAATTCAAGCTCACATCATCCTGTTTTAAAGACTGTTCATCAATGAACACTGCCATTCTTGTGACCTGGTTCGTAAAATCATCCAGCTTTTCAGAAGGGATTTTTGCAACTACCAGACCCTCCACGCGGTAAGAAATTAATTCCAGCAGAGAATCAGCCGAATACTTTACCTTATCATTCTGTATGACCACACTATGCGTATTAAACTCAGCAATCGTACCACCCTCAGCCCTCAGGATCTTCCCCAGCGTTTCCTTCGTAAGCTGGACATCCTTTACCCTGAACTTCATGTCTGCAGTTTTAACAATTTTTTCAGTTAATGCAGTATCAGATGATAAGGCAGAACTCTGTTTTTGCAGATCAGCAACGTCATAAGCACCCGATTTTTTGTCACTGCTACAACCCAGGGCAGTTAAACCTAGTATTCCATAAATCAAATATTTCTTCATCATGTTAAGGATTAAATTTTCCCTTAATACTGCTATACACCATTAAGTAACCCTATGTCATCAACATATCTCAGAACCCTTACTCAATTAATTTAAAGCCGCTTTAACCAGAAGCAACCTTCCATATCGGTAATCAACCCTTTCATTTTGGAAGGGTTTTAACCTTCTCAATTTTCTTGTAAAATCCATTTACCTGCTTAAAATGCTTGTGTACAGCTATTTAAGTTATGTTGCTTTTCTTTGGTATAGCGATTGGATAAGGCCATAAAAAATAAACACCATGATGACTGTACTATTATTAATCGCTCTTCTGATCCTGACGTGGATCTGCTACAAATCAATCGACTGGTT is a window encoding:
- a CDS encoding DUF4349 domain-containing protein is translated as MMKKYLIYGILGLTALGCSSDKKSGAYDVADLQKQSSALSSDTALTEKIVKTADMKFRVKDVQLTKETLGKILRAEGGTIAEFNTHSVVIQNDKVKYSADSLLELISYRVEGLVVAKIPSEKLDDFTNQVTRMAVFIDEQSLKQDDVSLNYLSNQLKNKNKVEAVTQLNNSVSGKKISVAERSLALKDDLVDNKVNNLMTDRNVRYSTITLNFYQDNTVKKMIVVNDELSDYRPDFFKRFWLSFENGWSVFKEFILILANLWALIVLAVAGYFVFRHYRRKKLIA